aatttactgaagcaggaagtgttgcaccgTAGCCGAGCAGAGAAATCCCcaatactcacttttttaacccacaaagaaggagaacaaaacgttgattaggtggcagatatatatttgcaaggccattttcaagaaggatatttaaagagaaactacatcttgtgaaacAACAtcagccaaccccggaagctagctcagctgtcccggtgttgaaatggggaaatgcccgccatttccactcgaatcaaccgactacgagtgGTACCATTGGCTTATACTGCgttgaatgggtgctacaaattgtgagttttgACACTACCACATAAGTTATCTTTTAATAGCTGatccgggtttattgatttttaaatgcgccagaaaatagcccgttttgtacactattgAGGTGGTTCAAtgaccagtagtgcgtaaatgtgtttctgtatagtatttctccagcaatggtgatataaatgatggtattttgagaggtaatcattgaagtctgacatcactgaaggcctaggtgggaaacgtatGGCCCGCCACTGGAAAAAACATAGTTGAAGACAGCCCTAATTTGAACACAGCATTCGATGGGAGGGTGTGGTGTATAAATACTTGACAGAGCCACAATAGCTTATACACCACGGGAGAGGAGAGGTTTATACCCGCCTCTGTTACGGCTCTGACGCTACCTCCAAAAGTGGAAAATTGCCCTGATCGTTGTTGCCTTTTTTACAAAACGgcgacatgaaaaaaaaatgccagtttTTCTCTCATTCACATTTCAGAAGAATTCCAGAATGACCCATTGGATCTTTTTAGATGGTACTGTCTGTGAGTGACGTTCTTTTATATATTGTCATATATTTGAGTCCGATAGAGACAAAAAAGGGGGTTGCAATGTATCAGGTAGTGATGGTTGGGTCATGGAATAATGAAGCCATATTGGTTAATTAAATCAAAGCATATGCATTTGCTTTACATATtgcagtactgtttttttcactgTCTTCCAGTAATTGATCAGAACCCTTTGTAACATTTTCACTCTTATCCTGGTTGTTTTTGCACTTAATTTGGAATTTGGAAGAAGGGCCAAACACCAGCGATAAGACTTTGTTGTGTTATATTTAAATTTAAGTTTAAGCTTTCTCGTGCATGAATTGATATAATTCTAATGTTAATACATGAAAATTGTCTATATTTAATGTGTGTACCCTACAGTCACACTTTCAAAATTGGAAAACAAACGTTACAAAAATTGCATTTTACTGAAGATATCTCGCATCTAGCTTTTATTGAAGAATAACCTGACAAATGATTTCATCTATTACTGGAAGTGTTATTGTAAAAAGAGTGAATGAGGTTTCACAATGTGCACTGGACTGATGAAATTATTCATAATGAATTTcatttataatatatgtataaacagTTCCTGTCTTTTGAAAATGTGAATATTTTACCATACGGAATAATATGAATATATGTGCACCCTTCAAAAGAATAAAACATTAAAGTAATACGTTTTGTTATTCTTCTGACGTCTTATTTGCATTTTAACAAACATCTGCCTACTACACTAATCagctttttattattttgtaattataTCTAATTATTCATATGTGTACCTGCTGCTGCTGTTACTACTAATTCTTAACGAACCTATCCTCGCGACCATATCCCATAACCTCCGTTTCCACGGAGACGATGTTGCCATGACGACAAGCTACAAACACCAGCTCCGCCATGATGACTTCGGAAGTTTATTGAAGCGTCGACATCCTGTCTTGTTGGAGATTTCAAAGGCTAcatttttccaacttttctccttAAAGGATCATTTAAACTGGTTCAACCTTTAAAATTTAAACAAGGTGGTAATAATTCTTACATCTAGAATAGTAATATTTATTACAGTTTGCTAAGGTTCACAGTACTGTAGTTAGCATTACCATTAGCTAAAACTATCTCACTTGAATCGACATTAGCACCAACACGTCAAATGGCtgttttataaaaaatatttttatgtattttaggtTGTCCATGTATAACATGAAAAGTTCAACGAGTTCAGAAATGACGTCTGTTTCTGGCAGTGCGAGGAAACTCAGAAAGAAGCCACTCCTGTTAAAACTGACCAATGCTTCACAGGTACGCTCTTTTAAATACCGGATTTCCTCATATACAGCagcagcaaaaaacattaaataatacaaGAATATATCATCACGATCCGATATGTATATTTTTGGTTTGTTCAGAAAtataaaaatgttcaaatgtatttatatttccaCAAATATATATTTGATTATAATAAACCCCACTTTTTCCTCTCAGACCTTTGACCAATCATGAGATTttatgaattgtattattatgtagaACCAttgtattttacttgttttttttacttgtgttgtctaaattggccctagtcacTAGGGCCTATTTAGACAAtacatgttgtctatctatctgtgttgcccctgcaatgaggtggcgacttatccagggtgtaccccgcctaccgcccgaatgcagctgagataggctccagcatcccccgcaaccccgaaagggataagcggtagaaaatggatggatggatggatgttttaatttGTGCTATATTTAATTATGTGATGTAAAAATTTTCAACAACTAAACACGGTTATTTTAAGCGTACAGCAGCACTTTGAGTAAGGGCTTTAGCTCTATaccgcaggtgtcaaactcaaggcccgggggccacatctggcccgcgacatcattttatctggcccgcaaacacctggaaatgatatgagtcaataaagtacttaatattttcacactaaatgtaattgttgttttttttcattttgccaGAAAAAATATAAGTACTCTTGAAATTGAAATggcatacattttaaactttaatggtatccaatattgcaacaaatattacagtatattatcatactttccaaacacgtTTGTCTTTACagtaaactacccatcaaattattaataatgacaatacattttgcgttgttctttacagcatattactataaattgaaaaaaactactactgttttttgcgttaacattctgttgactgagctgccagtttgtgactgtaaaatctacggttgttgttttaatggtgtattactataaatggaaagacggtacatttgtttttacactagaaaaaaaaatggcagcaaagttgccagaataaaaaaataacttgtactgtttttccattaacaatataatattgtaaaaaaacaatttaaatttaacacaaaaattctggcaactcagctgccagctttttcagtggtactgtttttccatttaccgtaaaatgttgtaaaaaaacaacaacactatattttacagtaacattttgtaaatgtaaagtttttactgtaaaatcgacagtctacttaaaacaatttatataattaataatgaaatccagatgcaaatgtatacattattcgctgttacaagcggccctctgatggcagccataactgcgatgtggcccttaatgaaaacaagtttgacatctCTGTTCTATACTGGTAGTGCTCTATACAAAGGTAGTGGAGGTCGTCTTGTTCTACAGATGGCAACTAGATAGCCTTGCGGACAGGCCATAAATAACTATGTGCTAGAAAGAGGTCaatatgaatataataataataacagattttatttgtatttcagtTTACATTTGAATAACAAATCTCAAAGTACTAATATACAGTGCGATAAATTTGAGAAGCCACCATTTTCCGGGCCAATCAAGACGACTTTGCGGGCCAGACTTGGCCATGGGGCCCCACTTTGGGAACCCCTTctctatattttatatgtatgtgattgttggtcattttcaaagtaccagtagaatggaaaataagttgtctttatatgcttaattgtgtttcattgtatccattaaaccatatccaattgaatttacaatccgcaaagtatgtgaaaatactgtcttaccatcacaaaatgccacaatttcagaTTGCCATTTTGAATACTCCGCTCCGAATATCTTCGGCAATTTCTGTAGATTCGAGGTCGTATGACGTCACGATGGGAACGCTCTGCACTCTTACCATCAGAACAATCtggaaatatataaaaaatggaaggagatgtgctgtctatcattcccAATCCCTATGTACTGTAAGACAAGAACAACCCTCTAAAAAAATTCTAGAAACCTCCAACAGTATTCCATGTCcatgtcatgacctgaatataAACCAAATttgagcaatattgttattataagtgctaacgaaaCCAGCCTATTTTAGCGGCTTATTGATAGCAGtgcgctaatgctagcttactctGCTATTGTTGATGCACTAAGCCTGCGGCTGCTTCAGCTTCGTCTCAAATgtcaacactactgccatctggcggctaagatGAATAGTGTACCACCTCAATTCGCCACGTTTCATGTATCAGGTTAACTGGGACAAATTGAGCCATATAAATCCTCTTCCTACTGTAGGTAAGGTTACTTACTCGAAGAGCAACTTCATGTTAACTTTCTCCCGCTCATCAGCTGTACAGATACACTAAGTACGCTCTATTGCATGTGACCTTACCTTAGACCTTGCTGTAGGCCATTCCATCCTCTCGAGTGCTTCGATCCGCAAAGTTCCTCCACTGCTTTCTGTCTGGGGCTATTGATTTAGCTTGTTCCCAGGTGGTATTTCTGCTTGTGAGGTCTTTGTTGTTCTCCATGTTGTCAATGTGCCGCTTTTTCTTTTGTCCACTgaggcaggggcgccgaaaagggggggtaaaggagacggattctaggggcccatgatggagggggcccagagaggcctctaatgatgatgaaattataatacagaaaaaataatgacactgtgttgggggccctgtaaagattattttcatggggcccaaaatccctagcggcgcccctgcactgAGGGTTTCCATTACAGTGCTATTTTAATTATCCTTTCATCTGACATTCTCATTACATGTCCAAGCCATACCAGTCTGCATTTACTTTCGTGTCAGTAGTTTCTGTTTTGATTTATCTTTTGCGTACTTCTTCATTTGTGATCTGGTctttccaggaaatttccattATTCACCTGAGGCATTTATGGTAGAATGCATCTATCTTCATTTTatcttttacagttttttttgccATGTCTCACATATATATAGCATGACATATAGTAGTACTACAACTTCATATATTTTgatctttgtttacattttcatatttttctttGCCATAAAGTTATAGAGCTTTCCAAATACGGAGTTTGCCTTGCCAATCCGTGTTCTTATTTCTTCCGAGCTGCTGGTGGGTGTGGAGTAAAGACATCTATCGCTAGTAAAGGCGTCTATTGCTTGTATTCTGACACGTGGCTTCTTCCCGAAAGTGAAAAcctgtggtggtcaaccaagataagatggctgttgtacagcaagtagCGTGCAaactgagtacaaaagaggcttaaatcttcctgcaaaaagcagatacgaacaaaaaatcaaactatgcaatgaaATAGATccttatactttatcaaaaaaaagatttgtcgagtgatatcaagaacTATACGTCGGTCTCGTTCCTAGACATAATGAACTACTGTGCTCCAGAcaccattctacacgacaaaactgaTGAAAacatggaaaagcatggaggtctactacTACTTTGTGtgtggaaattggtatcaagactcccggataaatatgcatcgtttttgctcgtgtaaggttgcatttcatgattcaacTTTACGTCTGCAGCcgtgtttgttgctgttgcacgcgccgtttacgagtagtgtgtttttccccgtctttatcaaaatataactatagatgtcaacattatgtATGTGGTGAacacttcatttatgattgctgcctttggtaaaaacttaacttaactttcatTTGGACACGCAGAGTTGGTGCTTTTCTAAACACTAGTAGCATACATGTGtttaacaaatacaaataatatcaagataatacttaaatggtaaataataatcgttaaaagtatatcaaacaaacatttaaCGAAATGATctctgcaaactcatgcattctttgactctgctcccttggactggagtgtgagctgcatgcttttcTCATCATTGTTTCATAAAATCGTGCACTCTTCTGCCCTTTTTGataacctctcgaggaactctgaagaaacaattatccttttcgcgatttgaatgaTTTGTACAACCGAAAACgacacaagcatagggcattttttcttcgagaaagactAAGTGGCACCTAATACctattgagaacagagctagcttgaccatcacacatatttaatggtgggacgtgagccggacgtgacgttagTAAAATCCAACATAAATTACTTCTGAGGAAATGTGATTACTTTTCTGGTGTGTATTATTTTGAATGATAGTATGTTTTATGATTCTATTTTCACCTATTGCAGCTTCCGCAGAACACTAATTGTCTGGCGTGTTCAGATGATGGCAGATATCTCTGCTTAGGTCATGCGGGGGGCTTGTCTGTGTGGTGCGCGACTACACTGAACCAGGACGCCCAGTGGCTGCAGGAAAGGCTGGAGATTACGTGCATTCACATGACCACCACCGGCGATACCTTTTATCTGCTGGCCAGTATTGATGATATGGGTTAGTACATTAAACTCAGCCTCTCTGTCTTGTTAGACAGTCAGCCCAATTGTCTGTTACTGCAATCATTTTTGTAGCAGGGTTAATGAATGTAAAAGATAACAGAATAACACCAATTGCAATTTAGTTGTTTGTCACATGTCTCCTCAGGTGTTGCCAGAGTCTTTATGTTTAACTTGGAATGTATTTATCCTTTCAGCGTTATTAACTCATTGGTGAGTTATTACATACAGTACTATCAACAGATGTTCCTGGATTTGTAATGCCTTAAAGTTAATGGacactatttttattttcctatgtCAGGAGGATATCAACAAAAGAAACGTTTGTTTCAACTTTGAAATATCTGAAGGAGGCGACTATGGAGCTGCATCAATGAGGTGTAAGTAGGGTCATCGATAACATTTTGGCATCCTCAAGTATTTTCTTTCTAAAGTTGTCAGTTTGACTTCATACAGTATTTCAAAAAATAACATAACTTTGTCCTTTCAGGCAACACCGATATTTGGCTGGATATCTATTACTTTCCAGTAGATGACTGGATGAGAGAGTTAAAGGTACTATAGTGTACTTTGGGCTAGTAAATATACTGTGTGGCTGGATTTAATTACAGTACAGTATGGTCAATGTACATTCTATTTGCGTTAAAGGTTGCAaggtatatgaaaaaatatatatatagtaaatacaGTTACAGATAGATACAATCTGGTTAATGTTAAAGAAAGTATAGCAATATAACAGTATGGTATAGTGAATGTACATTGTAGTTGACATTTAGTTAAATTTGGCCTAGTAGAGGTTAAGGTAGTTGCTGTACTACATAGTAAATTAGATAATTTTTGTTAGAAATGTTCCAATCAGGATTTTATGCTGATTTTAATattgatcatccatgagtgatatcggccgataccaataccgatcacattaattaactgtacatttttcaaatacatttttggttAGGTCTATTGACAGTTAAACTATTtcaactagttccttattctcttttgttacatacaattattttatcaaaacaaagccaatagtacacaataacaaaacaaaaaaaacctattaTCTAGAACTCTTTTAAATCAACTGTTTTTTACACTCAACGTGCTTCTCTGTCCAAGGAATTATTACCTGAGTTTgacaacattaacaaaaacaacaataaaatgattttgagagaaaaaatatTGATCTGAACACTCTAGTATCAATTACACTATCCTTGGTATCAACTCCACCAACTTATGCATCGATTTGCCGGCTCTGATAattctgacacaccaacagttgttgtttTATTATCCTCCTATTAATCTACTCGTTCATTTCATGTTAATAGTtgtttactttctgctgtaataaGCTTCCATCTATATTTCTTAAACTCCACTAAGCACTTTTTCTGTTGCTTTAAGTTTAACTTAACCTAAGTTTAACTTTTAACACACTGACATTAAAAGATCAGATAAACTCACATAGTAATTCCAAACAAGGTATTCTGAAGTGTCAGcagtagggatgttccgatcaaggttttatgctgctgattccgataccgatcatccatgagtgagattggccaATGCAATACCGATCACATGCATTAGCTGTAAATGTTTCCATTAATTTATGGCGAGTGCTTTAGACGACAATATCGGATCAAATTTAAACCAGTTTccatttgagcaaaacaaagtcagtgTTACACATAACTAAACATAATCAAAAATGACAATACTACTcattgaaatactttttttttgtgctcctggcttgctctcggtgtgttACATGTTTAGCTTCatcttccagtgataatgttagttAATAAGAATGTTTAAGACAAagaaatgcagtttctatgctgtgatggaggtgattattattagcttagggaagaggctccacactgtgtatggagacacataattagctgccagCCTCTTGTTAGCCGGGTGACtagaaaataaatacagtgtcagccagaaaGGATCGGCCTTTGTGATTGTCATTAATCTAATctacatttacttttttttttaaatctgatcgTTGGCTGATCAATCTGCACATCCCtagtttatgtttatgttcatttCAAACATGCAAACAAGGTTACACAATAATAACTCACATATTTTCTGTGTCACACAAagttcaacatgtccaaaaaggagtaggaagttcCATCCTACCTTTCTCCCTTTCACAGCTATTACTAATACTTACATCCACTTCCTGTTGTCAATCTTTAACATAGATATATACGTAAAACTACAATTTTATGGAATTAAATGATGTCCTTTTATGTCCAAAAGTTCTGTTGTTTTGGATTTAAGGTCCATTTTGGATAATTAGTGCCCTTCTCAATCCACAGGATCCCAAACTCTCTGCAAACATGAAATGGTCTCCAGCTCCTCGGGTGAATAAAATCATGCCATCAGCAGGTATTAGTACTTCAAATAAAGACATTGATGACTATTTGCTACACAATCCATGCACGTGTCACTTAAAAGTACGTGTTAAGAAATAACGCAGCACGTTTCTGTGTTTGGCAGCGACCATGACGGATTTCTCCAACATGTTGACTCACTGTTTGGTTCTAGAGGACACGAACGAGCCTCCCAGGTGCAAAAAAATctatacaaatacagaaattgacATGTATTTGTTGCTAATTACATTTTGTTATTCTCAGACATTGCACTTATCATTTTCTCCTGAAATGTGGTCACTCTCATGGCCAGAATAAACCAAAGTCAGGTTTGTAAAGTAGAATAAATCATAATttaaaacaaactattttttatCTAGTATTTTTAACCTTCTACATTCTCTTAGCAGGATGTCCCATAACTGTATGTTTTTGGTGGAACGGAAGTTACAATCTTCTCTACCACATGCTGTCCAAAACAACAAAGTCCAAACAAGGTCACACAATAATTTTCAGTTTTCAGGGTTCATACCAATAAACCATCACTAAATGTTTGACAATTTCTGGTTATTACACAGGTCCAGAACCTCAGCCATCTGTGCTGTGGCCCAACGCAGCAGAAATCGTATGCTCCGCCATCAGCAGATGCACTCGTTTCATTGCGCTTGGCCTCAGCAACACTCTTGTGTGTGTCTGGGACAGGCTAGCTGGTGGGTGCAAAagcattgttattatcattaccaTTTTAATTGAATTTGAATTTGAATACTTGAATGTTTAGCAACAACTTATTCCCACTGATAACTCAGCCAAGTAGGATCACAGTAGACACAGCCACATTAATTGACAATATttgtacaaatacaataggtaacCAAATAATAGTTGGACTACTTATAAACAACATTAGTGATCAACTTCCTGTCTTTTGTATCTTCCATCAActcttaaaaaatatttatgaaaCTAAAACAGTCAATAACAAATTGATTAGATGTAAAACACCTTAAGCCGGCTGCCTCCAAAGCGGACCTGTATTTACAGCAATGGGAAGGATTCTATGCCAATAGTGACCCAGATAAGGTGTATAATGTTTTCTTGTCAACATTACTCAAACTCTATGACACacattgtccacacacacacaaaaatcataactaaaaatagaaataaatcaaataaactgTGGGTCACTAAAGGTATTGAAAATGCccgtaaaaa
This is a stretch of genomic DNA from Nerophis lumbriciformis linkage group LG06, RoL_Nlum_v2.1, whole genome shotgun sequence. It encodes these proteins:
- the wdr93 gene encoding WD repeat-containing protein 93 isoform X1 → MYNMKSSTSSEMTSVSGSARKLRKKPLLLKLTNASQLPQNTNCLACSDDGRYLCLGHAGGLSVWCATTLNQDAQWLQERLEITCIHMTTTGDTFYLLASIDDMGVARVFMFNLECIYPFSVINSLEDINKRNVCFNFEISEGGDYGAASMRCNTDIWLDIYYFPVDDWMRELKDPKLSANMKWSPAPRVNKIMPSAATMTDFSNMLTHCLVLEDTNEPPRHCTYHFLLKCGHSHGQNKPKSAGCPITVCFWWNGSYNLLYHMLSKTTKSKQGPEPQPSVLWPNAAEIVCSAISRCTRFIALGLSNTLVCVWDRLAGAPLSVCTLSTDSAFLRLQFADYCLACTDITQTLTTGEIHLVVVCKSGAVYIMNTKRGEATRSAQLSQRPKDSGDVLAVTASVAFLRGLSLLVHRNGKMFLQDVVNGATVCALIPPTNHLLATHCTPVYALNVKQHILYMQGVQESTLCSSSIRDERPSQLLVLRFDEHDVTKPYVVSPPQSPRLQAISITGEEACNDYLHERALSMEERHKSITQTWKRLQETGAYVKNC
- the wdr93 gene encoding WD repeat-containing protein 93 isoform X3, with the protein product MYNMKSSTSSEMTSVSGSARKLRKKPLLLKLTNASQLPQNTNCLACSDDGRYLCLGHAGGLSVWCATTLNQDAQWLQERLEITCIHMTTTGDTFYLLASIDDMGVARVFMFNLECIYPFSVINSLEDINKRNVCFNFEISEGGDYGAASMRCNTDIWLDIYYFPVDDWMRELKDPKLSANMKWSPAPRVNKIMPSAATMTDFSNMLTHCLVLEDTNEPPRHCTYHFLLKCGHSHGQNKPKSAGCPITVCFWWNGSYNLLYHMLSKTTKSKQGPEPQPSVLWPNAAEIVCSAISRCTRFIALGLSNTLVCVWDRLAGAPLSVCTLSTDSAFLRLQFADYCLACTDITQTLTTGEIHLVVVCKSGAVYIMNTKRGEATRSAQLSQRPKDSGDVLAVTASVAFLRGLSLLVHRNGKMFLQDVVNGATVCALIPPTNHLLATHCTPVYALNVKQHILYMQGVQESTLCSSSIRDERPSQLLVLRFDEHDVTKPYVVSPPQSPRLQAISITGEEACNDYLHERALSMEERHKSITQTWKRLQETVASDLQ
- the wdr93 gene encoding WD repeat-containing protein 93 isoform X2 encodes the protein MYNMKSSTSSEMTSVSGSARKLRKKPLLLKLTNASQLPQNTNCLACSDDGRYLCLGHAGGLSVWCATTLNQDAQWLQERLEITCIHMTTTGDTFYLLASIDDMGVARVFMFNLECIYPFSVINSLEDINKRNVCFNFEISEGGDYGAASMRCNTDIWLDIYYFPVDDWMRELKDPKLSANMKWSPAPRVNKIMPSAATMTDFSNMLTHCLVLEDTNEPPRHCTYHFLLKCGHSHGQNKPKSGCPITVCFWWNGSYNLLYHMLSKTTKSKQGPEPQPSVLWPNAAEIVCSAISRCTRFIALGLSNTLVCVWDRLAGAPLSVCTLSTDSAFLRLQFADYCLACTDITQTLTTGEIHLVVVCKSGAVYIMNTKRGEATRSAQLSQRPKDSGDVLAVTASVAFLRGLSLLVHRNGKMFLQDVVNGATVCALIPPTNHLLATHCTPVYALNVKQHILYMQGVQESTLCSSSIRDERPSQLLVLRFDEHDVTKPYVVSPPQSPRLQAISITGEEACNDYLHERALSMEERHKSITQTWKRLQETGAYVKNC